One part of the Candidatus Palauibacter polyketidifaciens genome encodes these proteins:
- a CDS encoding choice-of-anchor B family protein: MNRRILLVAAGLALAGPAVVGAQQFGGALALSGDQVLVGEAGNGTMSGIVWIYGRTASGWAETGRVTVSDEVRVPDGFGRAIATRGNWLWAGAPLEADGAGAVYVFLADGAGGWEQVDRLDAPEGAAAFGSAIALAEGVAIVSSPGADDGRGAVFSYTLDSDGTASAGMALRRRENVATEGFGAALAFDGETLLVGTRDAGDAPPVVFAFERDGAGAWMAEGTLEAASLPERSGYGASLAVRDGFALVGAPRLRESGGAVFAFSRGADGWAMEARLGPLLPEPNAQFGSSLGFDGNDILIGASGSGMGAGTLYAYRRDAAGEWSDASILLRSPLGDRSGFSGAAHVSGDHLVVGATGMDSGAGAAVVYERSAAGTWEEGGTLVNDYRGFPAIAGEEIECSEGHADVFECRDVNITAFMPIKDLGGTRATRVNDIWGWTDPETGREIAIVGRTDGTSFVDVSDPYHPRFLGDLPATEGSRHMIWRDIKVYRDHAYIVADAALEHGVQVFDLRQLRDVGAEPVTFGETFLYDGIHSAHNIVINEETGFAYAVGNSGGGETCGGGLHMIDLSEPAQPVFAGCFAQEGTGRRGTGYVHDAQCVIYRGPDTEHAGKEICLGSNETAFNIADVSDKDAPVGLATIDYPNVAYAHQGWLTDDHRYFYMNDEGDEPQGLVEGTRTLVWDVTDLDDPILVTEYIAETTATDHNLYVVGDLMYQSNYSAGFRVLDISDPENPVEIGFFDTSPYQGGASWSNYPYFESGTIAVTGTGDGLFLLKNMARPRLVP; encoded by the coding sequence ATGAATCGGCGAATTCTTTTGGTGGCAGCGGGGCTGGCGCTGGCGGGTCCGGCGGTCGTGGGCGCGCAGCAGTTCGGCGGTGCGCTGGCCTTGAGCGGCGACCAGGTGCTGGTGGGCGAGGCGGGCAACGGCACGATGTCCGGCATCGTGTGGATCTACGGCCGCACGGCCTCGGGCTGGGCGGAGACGGGGCGGGTCACGGTCTCCGACGAAGTGCGCGTCCCGGATGGGTTCGGCCGCGCGATCGCCACGCGGGGGAACTGGCTGTGGGCGGGCGCGCCGCTCGAAGCGGACGGGGCCGGCGCGGTGTACGTGTTCCTCGCGGACGGAGCGGGGGGCTGGGAGCAGGTCGACCGGCTCGATGCGCCGGAGGGCGCGGCGGCCTTCGGGAGCGCGATCGCCCTGGCCGAGGGCGTCGCGATCGTGTCCTCCCCCGGAGCGGACGACGGACGAGGGGCGGTGTTCTCGTATACGCTCGACTCTGACGGGACCGCATCCGCGGGCATGGCGCTGCGGCGGAGGGAGAACGTGGCGACCGAGGGATTCGGCGCAGCGCTGGCCTTCGACGGCGAGACGCTGCTGGTCGGCACGCGGGACGCGGGTGACGCGCCGCCGGTCGTGTTCGCGTTCGAGCGCGACGGTGCGGGGGCGTGGATGGCCGAGGGCACGCTCGAGGCCGCGTCGCTGCCGGAGCGCAGCGGCTACGGCGCCTCGCTCGCCGTTCGGGACGGCTTCGCCCTCGTGGGCGCTCCGAGGCTCAGGGAGAGCGGCGGGGCGGTGTTCGCCTTCTCTCGCGGGGCGGACGGCTGGGCGATGGAAGCCCGCCTCGGCCCGCTCCTGCCCGAACCCAACGCGCAGTTCGGGTCCTCCCTCGGCTTCGACGGCAACGACATCCTCATCGGGGCTTCGGGCAGCGGCATGGGCGCCGGCACCCTGTATGCCTACCGGCGCGATGCGGCCGGGGAGTGGAGCGACGCGTCCATCCTCCTTCGGTCTCCTCTGGGCGACCGCTCCGGTTTCTCCGGCGCGGCCCACGTCTCCGGCGACCACCTCGTCGTCGGCGCGACCGGCATGGATTCCGGGGCGGGCGCCGCCGTCGTCTACGAGCGCTCGGCCGCCGGCACCTGGGAGGAGGGCGGCACGCTCGTCAACGACTACCGCGGCTTCCCCGCGATCGCCGGCGAGGAGATCGAGTGCAGCGAGGGGCACGCGGATGTGTTCGAGTGCCGGGACGTGAACATCACCGCCTTCATGCCGATCAAGGATCTCGGCGGCACCCGGGCCACGCGCGTCAACGACATCTGGGGCTGGACCGACCCGGAGACGGGGCGCGAGATCGCGATCGTCGGCCGTACGGACGGCACGTCGTTCGTCGACGTCAGCGACCCGTACCACCCGCGCTTCCTCGGCGACCTGCCCGCCACCGAGGGGTCGCGGCACATGATCTGGCGCGACATCAAGGTGTACCGCGACCACGCCTACATCGTCGCGGACGCGGCGCTCGAGCACGGCGTGCAGGTGTTCGACCTCCGGCAGCTGCGCGACGTGGGGGCGGAACCCGTGACCTTCGGGGAGACGTTCCTCTATGACGGGATTCACTCGGCCCACAACATCGTCATCAACGAGGAGACCGGCTTCGCCTATGCCGTCGGGAACAGCGGCGGAGGCGAAACCTGCGGCGGCGGCCTCCACATGATCGATCTCTCGGAGCCGGCCCAGCCCGTCTTCGCCGGCTGCTTCGCGCAGGAGGGGACGGGACGCCGGGGCACGGGTTACGTGCACGATGCGCAGTGCGTCATCTACCGCGGCCCCGACACCGAACACGCGGGCAAGGAGATCTGCCTGGGTTCGAACGAGACGGCGTTCAACATCGCGGACGTGAGCGACAAGGACGCGCCGGTCGGTCTCGCCACGATCGACTATCCGAACGTCGCGTACGCGCACCAGGGCTGGCTCACCGACGACCACCGCTACTTCTACATGAACGACGAGGGGGATGAGCCGCAGGGTCTTGTGGAGGGGACGCGCACGCTGGTGTGGGATGTGACGGACCTCGACGATCCGATTCTCGTCACCGAGTACATCGCGGAGACGACGGCCACCGATCACAACCTCTACGTTGTCGGCGACCTCATGTACCAGTCGAACTACTCCGCCGGCTTCCGCGTCCTCGACATTTCGGACCCGGAGAACCCGGTCGAGATCGGCTTCTTCGACACCTCGCCCTACCAGGGGGGCGCGTCGTGGAGCAACTACCCCTACTTCGAGAGCGGGACGATCGCGGTGACGGGGACGGGTGACGGGCTCTTCCTGCTCAAGAACATGGCGAGACCCCGCCTCGTGCCGTGA
- a CDS encoding S9 family peptidase, with translation MYRAARIALASLVLLSFFGLADSAPVSAQNGDGMKTLSLDMYMDWERVSNPQISPDGRHVVYTRGWIDQINDRWESTLYIMNADGTRKRELIDGSGAIWSPDGTRIAFTASGEPEGSQIFVRWMDAEGATTQITRLEHSPGSLRWSPDGTHIAFTMLVEDEESWPIDLPSRPDGAKWTEGPKIVTRMDYRQDRRGYVDQGHSHVFVVPADGGTPRQLTDGMWNHGNPQWSADGTEIYFSSLREEDSEYNWRESEIYAVNVASGAIRQLTTRHGPDGGAYPSPDGSLVAYSGQDWNDDTYRNSHLYVMNPDGSGVRQISGDFDRGMRGSPQLMWAPDGSGVYFNVNREGTRNLHFASVDGGVTQVTSGNHLLSLSSFTDDGKAMGTLTEPHGPGDVVSFDLDDGGNVMQLTNVNDDVLAGVTLGEVEEIWYKSVGDWDIQGWIVKPPDFDPSKKYPLILSIHGGPHGMYNTGFNFGWQEHAANGYVVVYTNPRGSSGYGTDFGNAIKNAYPSQDFDDLMAGVDEVIERGYVDEDNMFVYGCSGGGVLTSWVVGHTDRFRAASANCPVTNWLSFVGTTDGPGWYRNFEHFPWDDPSEHLRRSPLMYVGNVTTPTMLMTGEMDLRTPMPQTEEYYQALKMERVPTAMIRFRNEWHGTSSTPSNFLRTQLFLRTWFEKFGTHDDDTTRAVSDDASS, from the coding sequence ATGTATCGCGCCGCCCGCATCGCTCTTGCGAGTCTCGTTCTCCTCTCGTTCTTCGGCCTGGCCGACTCCGCGCCGGTTTCGGCCCAGAACGGCGACGGGATGAAAACCCTCTCCCTCGACATGTACATGGACTGGGAACGGGTATCCAATCCCCAGATCTCCCCGGACGGCCGCCACGTCGTCTACACGCGCGGCTGGATCGACCAGATCAACGACCGCTGGGAGTCCACGCTCTACATCATGAACGCCGACGGCACCCGCAAGCGGGAGCTGATCGACGGGTCCGGCGCGATCTGGTCCCCGGACGGCACGCGCATCGCCTTCACGGCGTCGGGTGAGCCGGAGGGCTCGCAGATCTTCGTGCGCTGGATGGACGCGGAGGGCGCGACGACCCAGATCACGCGGCTGGAGCACTCGCCCGGCAGCCTGCGCTGGTCGCCGGACGGCACGCACATCGCGTTCACGATGCTGGTCGAGGACGAGGAGAGCTGGCCGATCGACCTGCCGAGCCGCCCGGACGGCGCGAAGTGGACGGAAGGCCCGAAGATCGTCACCCGCATGGACTACCGTCAGGACCGCCGCGGATACGTCGACCAGGGCCACTCCCACGTCTTCGTCGTCCCGGCCGATGGCGGCACGCCGCGGCAGCTCACCGACGGCATGTGGAACCACGGCAACCCCCAGTGGAGCGCGGACGGGACCGAGATCTACTTCTCGTCGCTGCGGGAGGAGGACTCCGAGTACAACTGGCGCGAGTCCGAGATCTACGCGGTGAACGTCGCCTCGGGCGCGATCCGGCAGCTCACGACGCGGCACGGGCCGGACGGGGGCGCCTATCCCTCGCCCGACGGCAGCCTCGTCGCCTATTCCGGACAGGACTGGAACGACGACACCTACCGGAACTCCCACCTCTACGTGATGAACCCGGACGGCTCCGGCGTGCGTCAGATTTCGGGCGACTTCGACCGCGGCATGCGGGGGAGCCCGCAGCTCATGTGGGCGCCCGACGGGAGCGGCGTCTACTTCAACGTGAACCGCGAGGGCACGCGCAACCTGCACTTCGCCTCCGTGGATGGCGGCGTGACGCAGGTGACGAGCGGCAACCACCTCCTCAGCCTCAGCTCCTTCACGGACGACGGGAAGGCGATGGGCACGCTGACCGAGCCGCACGGTCCCGGCGACGTCGTCTCCTTCGATCTCGACGACGGCGGCAACGTCATGCAGCTCACGAACGTGAACGACGACGTGTTGGCGGGCGTCACGCTCGGCGAGGTCGAGGAGATCTGGTACAAGTCGGTGGGCGACTGGGACATCCAGGGCTGGATCGTGAAGCCGCCCGACTTCGATCCGTCGAAGAAGTATCCGCTCATCCTGTCGATCCACGGCGGACCGCACGGGATGTACAACACCGGGTTCAACTTCGGCTGGCAGGAGCACGCCGCGAACGGCTACGTCGTCGTCTACACCAACCCGCGCGGCAGCTCCGGGTACGGGACGGACTTCGGGAACGCGATCAAGAACGCCTATCCGTCGCAGGATTTCGATGACCTGATGGCGGGCGTGGACGAGGTCATCGAGCGCGGCTACGTCGACGAGGACAACATGTTCGTGTACGGCTGCTCCGGCGGCGGCGTGCTCACCTCATGGGTCGTCGGCCACACCGACCGCTTCCGGGCCGCCTCGGCGAACTGCCCGGTCACGAACTGGCTCTCCTTCGTGGGGACGACGGACGGCCCCGGCTGGTACCGCAACTTCGAGCACTTCCCGTGGGACGATCCCTCCGAGCACCTGCGCCGCTCGCCGCTCATGTACGTGGGCAACGTGACGACGCCGACCATGCTCATGACGGGGGAGATGGACCTGCGGACGCCGATGCCGCAGACGGAGGAGTACTACCAGGCGCTCAAGATGGAGCGGGTGCCGACGGCGATGATCCGCTTCCGCAACGAGTGGCACGGGACGAGCAGCACGCCGTCGAACTTCCTGCGCACGCAGCTCTTCCTGCGCACCTGGTTCGAGAAGTTCGGCACGCACGACGACGACACCACCCGCGCCGTCTCCGACGACGCCAGCTCCTGA
- a CDS encoding amidohydrolase codes for MSAIHPPVRRVCCARTLVFGAATVFAAACGGSGPGEPADLVLLNGDVYTLDEARPAAEAIAVRGEHIALVGSNAQAQALVGPDTRVIDLDGAFVSPGFNDGHVHVESTGALIVGVNLLEVHEPEGFREEIARAAERLAPGSWITRGDWGAYEEWEVGSTGREGEDGAAEAGDAGAGGPFTPHRDLIDDVTPNHPVLVNRFDRSMYLANSLALEMAGITDATPDPPRGRIAKDEDGRVTGILWGSAVDLVRAAITPKSFEQRLTEIRAVLQEAREGGVTTIQDITSSEQFRAYQELHARGELTARINIRPSLDNVTHTGGLGITRGFGDDWLRFIGYKAWVDGIMGGSSAMFYEQYDHAPGNFGIVRQIMLPEGIDGLALSLTRDQNYAEFPKGNLQRLMEEAVPTGLPPHIHAIGDKAVKILLDLFETVLSEHDMIEADHRWRMIHAQVVEEADFHRFGELNLVAEVNPYHISDDMRWMEERIGGRSRGAYAFRSLKDAGAVLVFGSDSPGTNAARYFLHPRYGLYAAVSRQTLAGEPAEGWFPEQRLTIEEAIEAYTRNPAWASFEEDVKGTLTPGRLADIAVFDVDLIEAGRNDPARLLEAEALYTIVGGRVVHERGAP; via the coding sequence ATGTCTGCGATCCATCCCCCGGTGCGCCGCGTCTGCTGCGCCCGGACCCTGGTCTTCGGCGCGGCGACGGTATTCGCGGCGGCGTGCGGCGGAAGCGGTCCCGGCGAGCCGGCGGATCTCGTCCTCCTGAACGGAGACGTGTACACGCTCGACGAGGCTCGGCCCGCCGCGGAGGCGATCGCGGTCCGTGGCGAGCACATCGCCCTCGTCGGGTCGAACGCACAGGCGCAGGCGCTGGTGGGCCCGGACACGCGGGTCATCGACCTGGATGGCGCCTTCGTCTCGCCCGGCTTCAACGATGGCCACGTCCACGTCGAGAGCACGGGTGCGCTCATCGTGGGCGTCAACTTGCTCGAGGTCCACGAGCCGGAAGGGTTCCGCGAGGAGATCGCGCGCGCGGCCGAACGCCTGGCGCCCGGCAGCTGGATCACGCGCGGCGACTGGGGCGCGTACGAGGAGTGGGAGGTGGGGTCGACCGGCCGCGAGGGCGAGGACGGCGCCGCGGAGGCCGGCGATGCGGGTGCCGGCGGGCCGTTCACGCCGCACCGCGACCTCATCGACGACGTGACCCCGAATCACCCTGTCCTCGTCAACCGCTTCGACCGTTCGATGTACCTCGCGAACAGCCTCGCGCTCGAGATGGCGGGCATCACCGACGCCACACCGGACCCCCCGCGCGGGAGGATTGCGAAGGACGAGGACGGCCGGGTCACGGGCATCCTCTGGGGCTCCGCCGTCGACCTCGTCCGCGCCGCCATCACGCCCAAGTCGTTCGAGCAGCGTCTCACCGAGATCCGCGCCGTGCTGCAGGAGGCCCGCGAGGGCGGCGTCACGACGATCCAGGACATCACCTCCTCCGAGCAGTTCCGCGCCTACCAGGAACTGCACGCCCGCGGCGAACTCACCGCCCGCATCAACATCCGTCCCTCGCTCGACAACGTGACGCACACCGGCGGGCTCGGGATCACCCGCGGCTTCGGCGACGACTGGCTCCGCTTCATCGGCTACAAGGCGTGGGTCGACGGGATCATGGGCGGCTCCAGTGCGATGTTCTACGAGCAGTACGACCATGCGCCCGGCAACTTCGGGATCGTGCGTCAGATCATGCTTCCCGAGGGCATCGACGGCCTCGCCCTCTCCCTGACCCGCGACCAGAACTACGCCGAGTTCCCGAAGGGGAACCTCCAGCGGCTCATGGAGGAGGCGGTGCCCACGGGACTCCCGCCCCACATCCACGCGATCGGAGACAAGGCCGTGAAGATCCTGCTCGACCTGTTTGAGACCGTGTTGAGCGAGCACGACATGATCGAAGCGGACCACAGGTGGCGGATGATCCACGCGCAGGTCGTGGAGGAGGCGGACTTCCACCGTTTCGGCGAGCTCAACCTCGTGGCGGAGGTGAACCCGTACCACATCTCGGACGACATGCGCTGGATGGAGGAGAGGATCGGCGGGCGGTCCCGCGGTGCCTACGCGTTCCGGTCGCTGAAGGACGCGGGGGCGGTGCTCGTGTTCGGGAGCGACAGTCCCGGGACGAACGCGGCCCGCTACTTCCTCCATCCGCGGTACGGACTGTACGCGGCGGTGAGCCGGCAGACGCTCGCGGGCGAGCCGGCCGAGGGGTGGTTCCCGGAGCAGCGGCTGACGATCGAGGAGGCGATCGAGGCCTACACGCGGAACCCGGCGTGGGCCTCGTTCGAGGAGGACGTGAAGGGAACGCTGACGCCGGGCAGGCTGGCGGACATCGCCGTGTTCGACGTGGATCTGATCGAGGCCGGCCGGAACGATCCCGCGCGGCTCCTCGAGGCCGAGGCGCTGTACACGATCGTCGGTGGCCGCGTCGTCCACGAGCGCGGCGCCCCGTAG
- a CDS encoding type II toxin-antitoxin system VapB family antitoxin, translated as MRKTSVEIDDGLIEQVRILLGTSSIKETIDSALREVLRREARREEIEALTTMDGLELSNEKVMAGAWRS; from the coding sequence GTGAGAAAAACCAGCGTCGAAATCGACGACGGGCTCATCGAGCAAGTGCGGATCCTCCTTGGGACGTCTTCCATCAAGGAGACGATCGACTCCGCCTTGCGTGAAGTCCTGCGGCGGGAGGCGCGACGCGAGGAGATCGAGGCCCTGACGACGATGGACGGGCTCGAACTGTCGAACGAGAAGGTCATGGCCGGCGCCTGGCGTTCCTGA
- a CDS encoding PIN domain nuclease, giving the protein MPYLIDKSALARMAHPRVHARLTPVIEAGQATTCAIIDLEVLYSTRNGEEHGRARARRTLAYRHVPLTEAIFQRAITVQGLLAGRAQHRVPIADLIIAAVAEASNLTVLHYAADFDTIAAVTGQVTEWVAPRGSL; this is encoded by the coding sequence GTGCCTTATCTCATCGACAAGAGCGCGCTGGCCCGCATGGCCCATCCCCGGGTCCACGCACGACTCACGCCGGTCATCGAGGCGGGCCAGGCGACGACCTGCGCCATCATCGACCTTGAAGTTCTCTATTCCACTCGCAATGGCGAGGAGCACGGGCGAGCGCGGGCCCGGCGTACCCTGGCGTACCGTCACGTGCCACTCACGGAAGCGATCTTCCAACGGGCCATCACAGTGCAGGGACTGCTCGCCGGCCGGGCGCAGCACCGGGTGCCGATCGCTGACCTGATTATTGCCGCCGTTGCTGAGGCCTCGAACCTGACCGTTCTCCACTACGCTGCGGATTTTGACACGATCGCGGCCGTCACGGGACAGGTTACCGAGTGGGTGGCCCCACGGGGTTCCCTGTAG
- a CDS encoding thiol-disulfide oxidoreductase DCC family protein encodes MNQAAGTGDRSPRTDDPGPEGPVVLFDGVCNLCAGAVRFIIPRDRRGRFRFAALQSHAARRILASAGAPRPKAGEPPASLMLVANGRTHVRSGAALRIAAGLDGGWPLLAVFLVIPAPLRDLAYRFVARNRYRWFGKETACELPRNEESRRFVDAEE; translated from the coding sequence GTGAACCAGGCGGCTGGAACCGGCGACCGGAGCCCCCGGACCGACGACCCGGGTCCGGAGGGCCCCGTCGTCCTCTTCGACGGCGTCTGCAACCTGTGTGCGGGCGCCGTCCGCTTCATCATCCCGCGGGACAGGCGGGGCCGCTTCCGTTTTGCCGCGCTCCAGTCCCATGCCGCCCGGAGGATTCTCGCAAGCGCCGGCGCGCCGCGACCGAAAGCGGGAGAACCGCCCGCATCCCTGATGCTCGTCGCGAACGGACGCACCCACGTGCGGAGCGGAGCCGCGCTTCGCATCGCGGCGGGACTCGACGGTGGATGGCCGCTGCTCGCGGTCTTCCTGGTCATCCCCGCCCCGCTGCGCGATCTCGCCTACCGGTTCGTGGCCCGGAACCGCTACCGCTGGTTCGGGAAGGAGACGGCCTGCGAACTGCCCCGGAACGAGGAGAGCCGGCGATTCGTCGATGCTGAGGAGTAG